A single region of the Elizabethkingia sp. JS20170427COW genome encodes:
- a CDS encoding glycosyltransferase family 2 protein — MRLAIVILNWNGKSWLQKFLPNVLENSQDADIYVIDNASTDDSVAYLRKEFPEVKLVINSQNYGFAGGYNHGLQKIQAEFYCLLNSDVEVTKDWLKPIFSLFDSHPEVAAIQPKVLAYHNKKYFEYAGAGGGLIDNLGYPYCRGRVFENIEEDKGQYDDEVEIFWASGCCLFIRFQDFWNQQGFDERFFAHQEEIDLCWRLQNQGRKIYYTGKTTIYHVGGGTLQKQNPRKTYLNIRNNLSMMLKNLPSNKLYLIFFRLCLDGVAGVYFMFKEGFSHTWAVVRAHFGFYAQARSTWKLRQKYQKQDYFQTKNLIFQHFLKK, encoded by the coding sequence ATGAGATTGGCAATAGTAATCCTAAATTGGAATGGGAAGTCTTGGTTACAGAAATTTTTACCCAATGTACTAGAAAACTCCCAAGATGCGGACATTTACGTAATTGATAACGCATCAACAGATGACTCTGTAGCTTATTTACGAAAGGAATTTCCCGAGGTTAAGCTCGTAATTAACTCACAAAACTATGGCTTTGCAGGAGGCTATAATCACGGGCTCCAGAAGATACAAGCAGAGTTTTATTGTTTACTAAATTCTGATGTAGAAGTTACCAAAGATTGGTTGAAACCTATATTTTCACTTTTTGATAGCCATCCTGAAGTTGCAGCCATCCAACCTAAAGTTTTGGCATATCATAATAAAAAATATTTTGAGTATGCCGGGGCAGGAGGTGGACTTATCGATAACTTGGGTTATCCTTATTGCCGAGGAAGGGTTTTTGAAAATATAGAAGAGGATAAAGGCCAATATGATGATGAGGTGGAAATCTTTTGGGCGTCGGGATGTTGTTTGTTCATCCGTTTTCAAGATTTCTGGAATCAACAAGGCTTTGATGAAAGATTTTTCGCTCACCAAGAAGAAATAGACCTTTGTTGGAGGTTGCAAAACCAAGGTCGTAAAATTTATTACACAGGAAAAACTACCATTTACCATGTAGGAGGAGGGACCTTACAAAAGCAAAATCCTAGAAAAACGTATCTCAACATCAGAAATAACCTGAGCATGATGTTGAAAAATTTACCCTCTAACAAATTGTATCTTATTTTTTTCCGTTTGTGTTTGGATGGGGTAGCAGGAGTTTATTTCATGTTTAAAGAAGGCTTTAGCCATACATGGGCAGTGGTAAGAGCTCATTTTGGATTTTATGCTCAGGCACGTAGCACTTGGAAGCTAAGACAGAAATATCAGAAGCAAGATTATTTCCAAACCAAAAATTTAATTTTCCAACATTTTTTAAAGAAATAG
- a CDS encoding SDR family NAD(P)-dependent oxidoreductase, with translation MKRVKDKVALVTGGASGIGRAIVELFIQEGAKVVFTDLNETLGKQVEGELGEQAYFIKADASSPEDNQKIVKEAVQKFGALHIAVNNAGIGGEANAVGDMSIEGWKKVIDINLNGVFYGMHYQLPEIEKVGGSIINMASILGYVGFASSSAYSAAKHGVLGLTKSAAWEYGTRNVRINAVGPGFIATPLVDNAISVEAQNYLKSQHTMQRLGTSQEVASLVLWLASDESSFATGAYYPIDGGYLAK, from the coding sequence ATGAAACGTGTAAAAGACAAAGTAGCCTTAGTAACAGGAGGCGCATCAGGAATTGGTAGAGCTATTGTAGAACTATTTATCCAAGAAGGAGCAAAAGTAGTATTTACCGACCTTAACGAAACATTAGGGAAACAAGTAGAAGGAGAATTAGGAGAACAGGCTTATTTTATAAAAGCCGATGCCTCTTCTCCTGAGGATAATCAAAAGATTGTAAAAGAAGCGGTACAAAAATTTGGAGCCTTACATATTGCAGTAAACAATGCTGGGATAGGAGGAGAAGCTAATGCCGTGGGAGATATGTCCATAGAAGGTTGGAAAAAGGTAATCGATATTAATCTAAATGGAGTTTTTTATGGCATGCATTATCAACTTCCTGAAATTGAAAAAGTAGGAGGAAGTATCATTAACATGGCATCTATATTAGGATATGTAGGTTTTGCTTCTTCTTCGGCATATTCCGCAGCAAAGCATGGGGTATTAGGGCTTACTAAGTCTGCGGCTTGGGAATATGGTACGCGTAATGTACGTATTAATGCCGTAGGGCCAGGCTTTATCGCAACGCCTTTGGTGGATAATGCTATAAGTGTTGAAGCACAAAATTATCTAAAATCTCAACATACTATGCAACGCTTAGGAACTTCACAAGAAGTAGCTTCATTGGTATTATGGTTAGCTTCCGATGAGTCTTCTTTTGCAACAGGAGCTTATTATCCTATTGATGGAGGTTATTTAGCAAAATAA
- a CDS encoding HsdR family type I site-specific deoxyribonuclease produces MSTYNTIAESNNFIVLDRYDKHLMANEPQTTYQTENALERELIRDLENQGYEYAREINSQQTMLANVRTQLQALNNTAFSDNEWKCFVEEYLDKPSDNLVEKARKIHDNYIHDFVFDDGHIQNIYLVDKKNIIRNKVQVISQFEQKGTHANRYDVTILVNGLPLVQVELKKRGVAIREAFNQVHRYSKESFNSDNSLFKYIQIFVISNGTDSRYFANTTQRNKNSFDFTMNWAKADNTAIKDLKDFTATFFQKSTLLHILMTYSVFDISDTLLIMRPYQIAATERILWKIRSSFEAKNWSKPESGGYIWHTTGSGKTLSSFKAARLATQLEFIDKVFFVVDRKDLDYQTMKEYQRFSPDSVNGSESTAGLKRNIEKDDNKIIVTTIQKLNNLMKTEGDLAIYQKQVVFIFDECHRSQFGEAQKNLKKKFKKYYQFGFTGTPIFPQNALGSETTASVFGRELHSYVITDAIRDEKVLKFKVDYNNVRPKFAAIESEQDEQKLSAAENKTALLHPARVSEISQYILRNFRIKTHRNQGGNTGFNAMFAVSSVDAAKLYYEKLNELQAATSSDSNYKPLKIATIFSFAANEEQNAIGDIVDESFEPSAMDSSAKEFLAKAINDYNALFKTNYGVDGEFQNYYRDLAKRVKSKEIDLIIVVGMFLTGFDAPTLNTLFVDKNLRYHGLMQAFSRTNRIYDATKTFGNIVTFRDLETATIDAITLFGDKNTKNVVLEKSYKEYLEGFTDIATGEARRGYIDVVKELKERFPNPDEIYTEADKKDFAKLFGEYLRVENILQNYDEFTHLKALKTININDEEAVEKFKETHFVTDEEISAMQEVETLPERTVQDYRSTYNDIRDWLRNQKSGKEKEESSIDWDDVVFEIDLLKSQEINLDYILELIFEHNKKNKDKATLIDEIRRVIRASIGNRAKESLVVDFINETDLDSIQDKANIIDAFFTYAQQKQKAEATELIEEENLNEEVAKRYITTSLKREYASENGTELNELLPKMSPLNPQYLTKKQSVFQKLVAFVEKFKGVGGAL; encoded by the coding sequence GTGAGCACATACAATACTATAGCAGAATCGAACAATTTTATCGTTCTCGACCGATACGATAAGCATTTAATGGCAAATGAGCCACAAACAACTTATCAAACCGAGAATGCCCTCGAACGTGAACTTATCCGAGACCTCGAAAATCAAGGCTACGAATATGCTCGGGAAATTAACTCGCAACAAACGATGCTTGCCAATGTGCGCACACAACTGCAAGCCTTGAATAATACCGCTTTTTCGGATAATGAATGGAAGTGTTTCGTGGAAGAATATCTCGACAAACCGAGTGATAATTTGGTGGAAAAAGCGCGCAAAATACACGATAATTATATCCATGATTTTGTATTTGATGACGGACATATTCAAAATATTTATTTAGTCGATAAAAAGAATATTATCCGCAATAAAGTACAAGTCATTTCGCAATTTGAACAAAAAGGAACACACGCCAATCGTTATGATGTTACTATTTTGGTAAATGGTTTACCGTTGGTGCAAGTGGAATTAAAAAAACGTGGCGTTGCCATTCGTGAAGCATTCAATCAAGTGCACCGCTACAGCAAAGAAAGCTTCAACAGCGATAATTCTTTGTTTAAGTATATTCAGATTTTTGTCATTTCCAACGGAACCGACAGCCGCTATTTTGCCAATACCACCCAGCGCAACAAAAACAGCTTCGATTTTACCATGAACTGGGCAAAAGCAGACAATACCGCCATCAAAGATCTTAAAGATTTTACTGCAACTTTTTTTCAGAAAAGCACCTTGCTCCATATTTTGATGACCTATTCAGTTTTTGATATCAGCGATACCTTACTCATCATGCGACCGTACCAAATTGCGGCCACCGAAAGGATTTTATGGAAAATAAGAAGTTCTTTTGAAGCCAAAAACTGGTCTAAGCCCGAGAGTGGTGGCTACATTTGGCATACTACAGGTTCGGGGAAAACCCTTTCCAGCTTCAAGGCAGCACGTTTGGCAACGCAACTGGAGTTTATAGACAAGGTATTTTTTGTAGTGGATCGTAAAGATTTGGATTACCAAACCATGAAAGAATACCAACGCTTTTCGCCCGATAGTGTGAATGGTTCAGAAAGCACGGCAGGACTAAAACGCAACATCGAAAAAGACGACAATAAAATCATCGTTACCACCATTCAGAAGCTCAATAATCTGATGAAAACCGAAGGCGATTTGGCGATTTATCAAAAGCAAGTCGTTTTCATCTTTGACGAGTGTCATCGTTCGCAATTTGGTGAAGCACAAAAAAATCTAAAGAAAAAATTCAAGAAATACTATCAATTTGGATTCACAGGTACTCCAATTTTCCCACAAAATGCTTTGGGTTCAGAAACTACAGCAAGTGTATTTGGTCGTGAATTACATTCGTATGTGATTACTGATGCCATTCGTGATGAAAAAGTATTGAAATTCAAAGTTGACTACAACAATGTTCGTCCCAAATTTGCAGCCATAGAAAGCGAACAAGACGAGCAAAAACTAAGTGCTGCAGAAAACAAAACGGCATTGCTACATCCTGCACGTGTTTCCGAGATTTCGCAGTATATTTTGCGGAATTTCAGAATCAAAACACACAGAAACCAAGGCGGAAATACAGGTTTTAATGCCATGTTTGCCGTAAGTTCTGTAGATGCGGCTAAGTTGTATTACGAAAAACTGAATGAGCTTCAAGCAGCGACAAGCTCAGACTCCAATTACAAACCATTAAAAATTGCTACTATTTTCTCTTTTGCAGCCAACGAAGAACAAAATGCCATTGGCGATATTGTGGATGAAAGCTTTGAACCATCCGCAATGGACAGCAGTGCTAAAGAATTTTTGGCCAAAGCAATTAATGATTATAATGCACTATTCAAAACGAATTATGGCGTAGATGGTGAGTTCCAAAACTATTATCGAGACCTTGCAAAACGCGTAAAAAGTAAAGAAATCGACTTGATAATTGTTGTCGGAATGTTTTTGACAGGTTTTGATGCACCAACACTCAACACGCTTTTTGTCGATAAAAATTTGCGTTACCATGGTTTGATGCAAGCATTTTCACGCACCAACCGAATTTACGATGCAACGAAAACCTTTGGAAACATTGTTACTTTCCGTGATTTGGAAACAGCAACCATTGATGCTATTACCTTGTTTGGTGATAAAAATACCAAAAATGTGGTGTTGGAAAAAAGCTACAAAGAATATCTGGAAGGTTTTACCGACATTGCCACTGGCGAAGCTCGCAGAGGTTATATTGATGTGGTAAAAGAACTCAAGGAACGCTTTCCTAATCCTGATGAAATTTATACGGAAGCCGATAAAAAAGATTTTGCAAAACTCTTTGGCGAATACCTGCGAGTAGAAAACATCTTGCAGAATTACGATGAATTTACACATCTCAAAGCCTTAAAAACCATTAATATCAATGATGAGGAAGCGGTTGAAAAATTCAAAGAAACACACTTTGTAACTGATGAAGAAATTTCAGCAATGCAAGAAGTAGAAACACTTCCGGAACGCACTGTTCAAGATTATCGCTCCACCTACAACGACATTCGAGATTGGTTGCGTAATCAAAAAAGTGGCAAAGAAAAAGAAGAATCAAGTATTGATTGGGACGATGTAGTTTTTGAAATTGATTTATTGAAATCGCAAGAGATCAACTTGGATTATATTTTAGAATTGATTTTTGAACACAACAAAAAAAACAAAGACAAAGCCACATTAATAGATGAAATCCGCAGGGTTATCCGTGCCAGTATTGGCAACAGAGCCAAAGAAAGTTTAGTAGTTGATTTCATCAATGAAACTGACTTGGACAGCATTCAAGACAAAGCGAATATTATAGATGCTTTCTTCACGTATGCACAACAAAAACAGAAAGCCGAAGCAACAGAACTAATTGAAGAAGAAAACCTAAACGAAGAAGTTGCAAAACGATACATTACCACTTCGCTAAAACGTGAATATGCCAGCGAAAACGGCACGGAATTAAACGAACTTTTACCGAAAATGAGTCCGCTTAATCCACAATATTTGACTAAAAAGCAAAGTGTTTTTCAAAAATTGGTAGCGTTTGTAGAGAAGTTTAAAGGAGTAGGCGGAGCTTTATAA
- a CDS encoding transposase, which translates to MRFNPNIHHRHSIRLKGYDYSQEGLYFITICVQDREFIFGDIKNGILELNPFGKIASQEWENSEKIRDNIKIHEYIIMPNHIHGIIEILFKKDESKEEKDRENKKGGEDKGKGEDKGESKGESKDESKGELRFAPTVPTAPTAPTAPTNFKSPSQTIGSIIRGFKIATIKKIKDYIQEIEKKEEIKGKGEKGNKEIKRISWGELQFAPTIAPTEESEFAPTPIALTAPIIEKIKSLNFKIWQRNYYEIIIRDEKAYQRISEYIINNPQKWEEDKFHKKIKK; encoded by the coding sequence ATGAGGTTTAATCCAAACATTCATCATCGCCATTCCATTAGGTTAAAAGGATATGATTATTCGCAAGAAGGATTGTATTTTATCACCATTTGCGTGCAAGACAGAGAATTTATATTTGGAGACATCAAAAACGGCATTTTGGAATTAAATCCTTTTGGAAAAATAGCCTCTCAAGAATGGGAAAATTCAGAAAAAATAAGAGATAATATCAAAATTCATGAATATATCATCATGCCCAACCATATCCACGGCATTATTGAAATATTATTTAAAAAAGACGAATCGAAAGAGGAGAAAGATAGAGAAAATAAAAAAGGAGGAGAAGATAAAGGAAAAGGAGAAGATAAAGGAGAAAGTAAGGGCGAAAGTAAGGACGAAAGTAAGGGCGAATTGCGATTCGCCCCAACCGTCCCAACCGCCCCAACCGCCCCAACCGCTCCAACGAATTTTAAATCCCCATCCCAAACCATCGGCTCAATTATTCGCGGCTTTAAAATAGCAACGATTAAAAAAATAAAAGATTATATTCAGGAAATAGAAAAAAAAGAAGAAATTAAAGGAAAGGGAGAAAAGGGAAATAAAGAGATTAAGAGGATAAGTTGGGGCGAATTGCAATTCGCCCCAACGATCGCCCCAACGGAAGAATCCGAATTCGCCCCAACCCCAATCGCCCTAACCGCCCCGATAATCGAAAAAATAAAATCTTTAAATTTCAAAATCTGGCAACGCAATTATTACGAAATCATCATACGAGACGAAAAGGCCTATCAAAGAATTTCGGAATATATCATCAACAATCCCCAAAAATGGGAAGAAGATAAATTTCATAAAAAAATAAAAAAGTGA
- a CDS encoding restriction endonuclease subunit S, with amino-acid sequence MTTNNIRWKNNDNSYRYIDLTSVSRDNNSIIETSEINANNAPSRAQKLVLENDVIFATTRPTQQRLCLIDKEYSGEIASTGYCVLRAKTDDVIPKWIFFNLTTTDFKNYVEENQSGSAYPAISDAKVKEYKIPIPPLAEQERIVGILDKFDTLVNSISEGLPKEIEMRKKQYEYYRNQLLKFHHS; translated from the coding sequence ATGACAACAAATAATATTAGATGGAAAAATAATGATAATTCTTATCGTTATATCGATTTGACATCCGTTAGTCGTGATAACAATTCAATTATTGAAACATCTGAAATCAATGCCAATAATGCACCAAGCAGAGCACAGAAATTAGTTTTGGAAAATGATGTAATTTTTGCAACAACCCGACCAACTCAACAACGATTATGCTTAATTGACAAGGAATATTCTGGAGAAATTGCAAGTACTGGATATTGTGTTTTAAGAGCGAAAACGGACGATGTTATACCAAAATGGATATTTTTTAATCTAACCACTACTGATTTTAAAAATTATGTCGAAGAAAATCAAAGTGGCTCTGCATATCCTGCAATTTCAGATGCAAAAGTAAAAGAATACAAAATCCCCATTCCGCCGCTTGCCGAGCAAGAGCGCATTGTTGGTATTTTAGATAAATTTGATACCTTAGTCAATTCAATCAGCGAAGGTTTGCCGAAAGAAATAGAAATGAGGAAAAAGCAGTATGAGTATTATCGCAATCAGTTGTTAAAGTTTCACCATTCATAA
- a CDS encoding restriction endonuclease subunit S, giving the protein MSYLDKLLQGEKVEWKTLGEVAELKRGTTVTKNTSTEGIYPVISGGQKPAYYIDKFNRENETITVAGSGAYAGFVMYWNEPIFVSDAFSIKADEAQILPKYIYHFLLNIQDKIHELKSGGGVPHVYAKDVARFQIPIPPLKIQQEIVAILDKFTELTAELTARQKQYEYYRNKLLTFNELNGGGIDG; this is encoded by the coding sequence ATGAGTTATTTAGATAAATTATTACAAGGTGAAAAAGTAGAGTGGAAAACGCTCGGGGAAGTGGCGGAACTGAAACGTGGAACTACCGTTACCAAAAACACTTCAACCGAAGGAATTTATCCTGTTATTTCCGGCGGACAAAAACCTGCTTATTACATTGATAAATTTAATCGAGAAAATGAAACAATTACGGTGGCTGGATCAGGAGCATATGCTGGGTTTGTAATGTATTGGAATGAACCAATTTTTGTTTCTGATGCTTTTTCAATAAAGGCTGATGAGGCACAAATTTTACCGAAATACATTTATCATTTTTTGCTAAATATTCAGGATAAAATTCACGAATTAAAATCTGGAGGAGGTGTGCCGCACGTTTACGCAAAAGATGTGGCTCGTTTCCAAATCCCCATTCCGCCCTTAAAAATTCAGCAAGAAATTGTTGCTATTTTGGATAAGTTCACCGAACTTACAGCAGAGCTTACAGCCAGACAAAAGCAGTATGAATACTATCGCAATAAGTTGCTGACTTTCAATGAATTAAACGGGGGGGGTATAGATGGCTGA
- the tnpA gene encoding IS200/IS605 family transposase, producing the protein MAGTFSQIYIQVVFAVKGRDSLIHPSWEEELYKYISGIVRNKEQKMLAINGMPDHIHFLIGMKPSCCLADLVREIKKSSNDFIKEKGFSKFKFQWQEGYGAFSYGHSALDNVITYINNQKEHHRKQTFKEEYKTFLTKFQIEHKDEYLFEWLE; encoded by the coding sequence TTTTTGCAGTTAAAGGCAGAGACAGTTTAATTCATCCATCTTGGGAAGAAGAATTGTATAAATATATTTCAGGCATTGTTCGTAATAAAGAGCAAAAAATGTTAGCCATCAACGGAATGCCAGACCATATTCATTTTTTGATTGGAATGAAACCCAGTTGTTGTTTGGCTGACCTAGTGAGAGAAATTAAAAAATCATCAAATGATTTTATTAAAGAGAAAGGATTTTCCAAATTCAAATTTCAATGGCAAGAAGGATATGGCGCATTTTCCTACGGTCATTCAGCGTTGGATAATGTAATTACATACATAAACAATCAAAAGGAACATCATAGGAAACAAACATTTAAGGAAGAGTATAAAACATTTTTGACCAAATTTCAAATTGAACATAAAGACGAATATTTATTTGAATGGTTAGAATAG